In the Thauera sedimentorum genome, one interval contains:
- a CDS encoding O-succinylhomoserine sulfhydrylase yields MDEFDFDTQAVRAGTARSQFNEHSEALYLTSSFVFDSAAQAAARFSGEEAGNVYARFSNPTVTAMQQRLATLEGAEACVATASGMSAILSLVMATMQAGDHIVASRGLFGATQQLFGNILARFGIETSFVPATELAAYRAAVRPRTRLFFIETPSNPLTEVVDIAAVAEVAHAAGALLAVDNCFCTPALQRPLALGADVVVHSATKYLDGQGRVLGGAVAGRADVVDEVFKFLRTAGPCISPFNAWIILKGLETLRIRMDAQSSAALELARWLETQAGVRRVHYPGLSSHPQHELAMRQQKSGGAILSFEVDGGRERAWRVVDSTRVISITANLGDTKTTITHPASTTHGRISAEAREASGISEGLLRVAVGLESIEDLKADLARGLAA; encoded by the coding sequence ATGGACGAGTTCGACTTCGACACCCAGGCGGTCCGCGCGGGCACGGCGCGCAGCCAGTTCAACGAGCACAGCGAGGCGCTCTACCTGACCTCGAGCTTCGTGTTCGACAGCGCCGCGCAGGCCGCCGCGCGCTTCTCCGGGGAGGAGGCGGGCAACGTCTACGCGCGCTTCAGCAACCCGACGGTAACCGCCATGCAGCAGCGTCTGGCGACGCTGGAGGGGGCCGAGGCCTGCGTTGCAACGGCCTCGGGCATGTCGGCCATCCTGTCGCTGGTGATGGCGACCATGCAGGCCGGCGACCACATCGTCGCCTCGCGCGGGCTGTTCGGCGCCACCCAGCAGCTGTTCGGCAACATCCTGGCCAGGTTCGGCATCGAGACCAGCTTCGTGCCGGCCACCGAGCTGGCGGCCTATCGCGCCGCGGTGCGTCCGCGCACCCGGCTGTTCTTCATCGAGACGCCGTCGAATCCGCTCACCGAGGTCGTCGATATCGCCGCGGTGGCCGAAGTGGCCCATGCGGCCGGTGCGCTGCTGGCGGTGGACAACTGCTTCTGCACCCCGGCCCTGCAGCGTCCGTTGGCGCTCGGCGCCGACGTCGTCGTGCATTCGGCCACCAAGTACCTGGATGGCCAGGGCCGCGTGCTGGGCGGCGCGGTGGCTGGGCGTGCGGACGTGGTGGACGAGGTCTTCAAGTTCCTGCGCACCGCGGGGCCGTGCATCTCGCCGTTCAACGCCTGGATCATCCTCAAGGGGCTGGAGACGCTGCGCATCCGCATGGACGCGCAGTCGTCCGCGGCGCTGGAACTGGCGCGCTGGCTGGAGACGCAGGCCGGCGTGCGGCGGGTCCATTACCCGGGTCTGAGCTCGCATCCTCAGCACGAACTGGCGATGCGCCAGCAGAAGAGCGGTGGTGCGATCCTCAGTTTCGAGGTCGATGGCGGGCGCGAGCGCGCCTGGCGGGTGGTCGATTCGACCCGGGTGATCTCGATCACCGCCAACCTGGGCGACACCAAGACCACCATCACCCATCCGGCTTCAACGACCCACGGGCGCATCAGCGCCGAGGCACGCGAGGCGTCGGGCATCTCCGAAGGCCTGCTGCGCGTGGCGGTGGGGCTGGAGTCGATCGAGGACCTCAAGGCCGATCTGGCGCGCGGCCTCGCCGCGTAG
- the trpA gene encoding tryptophan synthase subunit alpha, with the protein MSKIQTSFQRLHAEGRKALIPFITAGDPDPAATVPLMHALVEGGADVIELGVPFSDPMADGPTIQRASERALAKGMTLRKVLDAVREFRRTNSDTPVVLMGYANPIEAMGVQAFTDAAQMAGVDGVLVVDYPPQECMEFARTLKSAGLDPIFLLAPTSSEQRFAEVAAAGSGYIYYVSLKGVTGSANIDLDEVAARIPKIRAAVGMPVGVGFGIRDAESARRIGELADGVVIGSRIIEEIERSVPDQAVARVRDFIKGIREALDQIGETAR; encoded by the coding sequence ATGTCGAAAATCCAGACAAGCTTCCAGCGTCTTCACGCGGAAGGGCGCAAGGCGCTGATCCCGTTCATCACTGCGGGCGACCCCGATCCCGCCGCCACCGTACCGCTGATGCACGCGCTGGTCGAAGGCGGCGCGGACGTGATCGAACTGGGCGTGCCGTTCTCCGACCCGATGGCCGACGGCCCGACCATCCAGCGCGCCTCCGAGCGCGCGCTGGCCAAGGGCATGACCCTGCGCAAGGTGCTCGACGCGGTGCGCGAGTTCCGCCGCACCAACAGCGACACCCCGGTGGTGCTGATGGGCTACGCCAACCCGATCGAGGCGATGGGCGTGCAGGCCTTCACCGATGCGGCGCAGATGGCCGGCGTCGATGGCGTGCTGGTGGTGGACTACCCGCCGCAGGAGTGCATGGAGTTCGCCCGGACGCTGAAGAGCGCCGGCCTGGATCCGATCTTCCTGCTCGCGCCGACATCGTCCGAGCAGCGCTTCGCCGAGGTGGCGGCCGCCGGCAGCGGCTATATCTACTACGTGTCGCTCAAGGGCGTGACCGGCTCCGCGAACATCGACCTCGACGAGGTGGCCGCACGCATCCCCAAGATCCGTGCGGCAGTGGGTATGCCGGTGGGCGTCGGTTTCGGCATCCGCGATGCGGAGTCCGCACGGCGCATCGGCGAACTGGCCGACGGCGTGGTGATCGGCAGTCGCATCATTGAGGAAATCGAGCGTAGCGTCCCCGACCAGGCTGTTGCCCGGGTGCGCGACTTCATCAAGGGCATACGCGAGGCCCTGGACCAGATCGGAGAAACGGCCCGATGA
- a CDS encoding UDP-2,3-diacylglucosamine diphosphatase — MQALFVSDLHLTEEHPETAAAFLAFLAGPARGVPALYILGDLFEYWAGDDDGDAPLNRRIAEALHSLSASGSAIHFIAGNRDFLLGEAYAARAGMALLPDPCPLRLGSVDVLLSHGDALCTDDLAYQAYRRQVRDPAWQAAFLARPLAERKAFIDSLRSRSEQAKREKEMAIMDVNRSAVEALLREHAYPTLIHGHTHRPARHEHLVDGRRCERWVLADWHGTAPYLAFDGERFSTHELIP, encoded by the coding sequence ATGCAGGCGCTGTTCGTCTCAGACCTGCATCTGACCGAGGAGCACCCGGAAACCGCCGCGGCCTTCCTCGCCTTTCTGGCGGGGCCGGCCCGCGGCGTGCCGGCGCTGTACATCCTGGGCGACCTGTTCGAATACTGGGCGGGCGACGACGACGGCGACGCCCCGCTCAACCGCCGAATCGCCGAAGCCCTGCACAGCCTGTCAGCGTCCGGCAGTGCCATCCATTTCATCGCGGGCAACCGCGATTTCCTGCTCGGCGAGGCCTATGCCGCACGCGCCGGCATGGCCCTGCTGCCCGATCCCTGTCCGCTTCGTCTCGGCTCCGTGGATGTACTGCTCAGCCACGGCGACGCGCTGTGCACCGACGACCTGGCCTATCAGGCCTACCGCCGCCAGGTCCGCGACCCGGCCTGGCAGGCGGCCTTCCTCGCCCGCCCGCTGGCCGAACGCAAAGCCTTCATCGACAGCCTGCGCAGCCGCAGCGAGCAGGCCAAGCGGGAAAAGGAAATGGCCATCATGGACGTCAACCGGTCCGCGGTGGAGGCCCTGCTGCGCGAACACGCCTACCCCACGTTGATCCATGGCCACACCCACCGGCCGGCGCGTCACGAACACCTGGTCGATGGCCGCCGCTGCGAGCGCTGGGTACTGGCGGACTGGCACGGCACCGCGCCCTATCTCGCCTTCGACGGCGAGCGCTTCAGCACCCACGAACTGATTCCCTAG
- a CDS encoding CvpA family protein encodes MTVFDYVFLGILALSAAIGVWRGLVSEVMALVAWVLALFLAWRYAHMAAPLFSSWIVEPAWRHVAGFATLFVAVLLVAALLRFLLRELLRAIGLGPADRLFGAFFGLVRGLAIALVIVLLGGLVGISREPWWSNALFAPPLETAVIAAKPWLPDAVADRVRFR; translated from the coding sequence ATGACGGTTTTCGACTACGTTTTCCTCGGCATCCTCGCCCTGTCTGCCGCCATCGGCGTGTGGCGCGGCCTGGTGAGCGAGGTGATGGCGCTGGTCGCATGGGTGCTTGCGCTGTTCCTGGCCTGGCGCTACGCGCACATGGCCGCACCGCTGTTCTCCAGCTGGATCGTGGAGCCGGCGTGGCGCCACGTGGCCGGCTTCGCGACGCTCTTCGTGGCGGTGCTGCTGGTCGCGGCGCTGTTGCGCTTCCTGTTGCGCGAGTTGCTGCGCGCCATCGGGCTGGGGCCGGCGGACCGCCTGTTCGGCGCCTTTTTCGGACTGGTGCGCGGGCTGGCGATTGCATTGGTGATAGTGTTGCTGGGCGGTCTGGTCGGAATTTCGCGGGAACCCTGGTGGTCCAACGCGTTGTTCGCACCGCCGCTCGAGACGGCGGTGATTGCCGCCAAACCGTGGCTGCCGGATGCGGTGGCCGATAGAGTTCGTTTCAGATAG
- a CDS encoding peptidylprolyl isomerase: MAVKLHTSHGSITIELDADKAPATVENFIAYVEAGHYDNTIFHRVIDGFMIQGGGFEPGMNQKPTRDPIKNEADNGLKNERGTIAMARTQAPHSATAQFFINVADNDFLNFRSPDLQGWGYCVFGRVSEGLDVVDKIRAVKTGSKGFHQDVPVEDVVIERAEVV; this comes from the coding sequence ATGGCAGTCAAACTGCACACCAGCCACGGCAGCATCACCATTGAACTCGACGCCGACAAGGCCCCCGCCACGGTCGAGAACTTCATCGCCTACGTCGAAGCCGGCCACTACGACAACACCATCTTCCACCGCGTGATCGACGGCTTCATGATCCAGGGCGGCGGCTTCGAGCCGGGCATGAACCAGAAGCCCACCCGCGACCCGATCAAGAACGAGGCCGACAACGGCCTGAAGAACGAGCGCGGCACCATCGCCATGGCCCGCACCCAGGCTCCGCACTCGGCCACCGCGCAGTTCTTCATCAACGTCGCCGACAACGACTTCCTCAACTTCCGCTCGCCCGACCTGCAGGGCTGGGGCTACTGCGTGTTCGGCCGCGTCAGCGAGGGCCTGGACGTGGTGGACAAGATCCGCGCGGTCAAGACCGGCTCCAAGGGCTTCCACCAGGACGTGCCGGTGGAAGACGTGGTGATCGAGCGCGCGGAAGTCGTCTGA
- the folC gene encoding bifunctional tetrahydrofolate synthase/dihydrofolate synthase has protein sequence MNASALPSTVDGWLALIEQRHGQQIELGLERVRTVRDALGAASEALVITVGGTNGKGSTCAMLEAILLAAGYRVGCYTSPHLLRYHERVRIDGREIDDAALADAFAAVERARGDTPLTYFEHGTLAAWSAFCRESLDVVILEVGLGGRLDAVNIFDADCAIVTSIAMDHMDYLGDTREQIGFEKAGIFRGGRPAVCGDPQPPASLLAHAEAIGARLWVSGRDFGFGGDRQQWGYWRYAAPPAQGELVRRGGLAYPALRGANQLLNASAVITALELLRERLPVSMQAIRQGLMLVEVPGRFQVLPGRPAVVLDVAHNPQAAGVLAENLGNMGFYPDTWAVLGMLGDKDVDGVIALMRERVDHWLLASLPGPRGLKAEELAVRLRAAGVEADIRCFDSPADAFAAARKSAAEGDRIVAFGSFLTVADVLAAIHAERH, from the coding sequence ATGAATGCAAGCGCTTTGCCGTCCACCGTCGACGGCTGGCTGGCGCTGATCGAGCAGCGCCACGGGCAGCAGATCGAACTCGGCCTGGAGCGGGTGCGCACGGTGCGCGACGCGCTCGGTGCGGCCAGCGAGGCGCTGGTGATCACGGTCGGTGGCACCAATGGCAAGGGGTCGACCTGCGCCATGCTGGAGGCCATCCTGCTCGCGGCCGGCTACCGGGTGGGCTGCTACACCTCGCCGCATCTCCTGCGCTACCACGAGCGTGTGCGCATCGACGGCCGCGAGATCGACGATGCGGCGCTTGCCGATGCCTTTGCCGCCGTCGAACGGGCGCGCGGCGACACGCCGCTGACCTATTTCGAGCACGGCACGCTGGCCGCCTGGTCCGCCTTCTGTCGAGAGTCGCTGGACGTGGTGATCCTCGAGGTCGGCCTCGGCGGCCGCCTGGATGCGGTCAATATCTTCGATGCCGACTGCGCCATCGTCACCAGCATCGCCATGGACCACATGGACTATCTCGGCGACACGCGCGAGCAGATCGGTTTCGAGAAGGCCGGCATCTTCCGCGGCGGACGTCCCGCCGTGTGTGGTGACCCGCAGCCGCCGGCCAGCCTGCTCGCCCACGCCGAGGCCATCGGCGCGCGGCTGTGGGTGAGCGGCCGCGACTTCGGCTTCGGCGGCGACCGCCAGCAGTGGGGCTACTGGCGCTATGCCGCGCCCCCGGCCCAGGGTGAGCTGGTGCGCCGCGGCGGCCTGGCCTACCCGGCGCTGCGCGGGGCCAACCAGTTGCTCAACGCCTCGGCGGTGATCACCGCGCTGGAACTGCTGCGCGAGCGTCTGCCGGTGTCGATGCAGGCCATCCGCCAGGGCCTGATGCTGGTCGAGGTGCCGGGCCGCTTCCAGGTCCTGCCGGGGCGGCCAGCGGTGGTGCTCGACGTTGCACACAATCCGCAGGCCGCCGGTGTGCTGGCCGAGAACCTGGGCAACATGGGCTTCTACCCGGATACCTGGGCGGTGCTCGGCATGCTGGGCGACAAGGACGTCGATGGCGTGATCGCGCTGATGCGCGAGCGGGTCGATCACTGGCTGCTGGCCTCGCTGCCCGGGCCGCGGGGCCTGAAGGCCGAGGAGCTCGCAGTGCGCTTGCGCGCCGCCGGCGTGGAGGCCGACATACGCTGTTTCGACTCGCCTGCGGACGCGTTTGCCGCAGCGCGGAAAAGCGCAGCCGAGGGTGATAGAATCGTCGCCTTTGGTTCGTTTCTGACCGTGGCCGACGTGCTCGCAGCCATCCACGCGGAACGTCATTGA
- the accD gene encoding acetyl-CoA carboxylase, carboxyltransferase subunit beta, translating to MSWLQKLLPPKIKRAEVSARNKSIPEGLWSKCTACEAVLYRSDLESNLNVCPKCGHHQRIRARARLDMLLDAEGRFEIGAEVVPVDPLKFKDSRRYTERLSAANKDTDEADAMVVMQGAINTVPVVVACFEFEFLGGSMGSVVGERFVRGARAALEQRLPFICITATGGARMQEGLFSLMQMSKTTAAITQLAQRKLPFLTILTDPTMGGVSASFAFMGDVVIAEPGALIGFAGPRVIEQTVREKLPEGFQRSEFLLEKGAIDLIVDRREMRTKLAELLTLLTRQPAVQA from the coding sequence ATGAGCTGGCTGCAGAAACTGCTTCCCCCGAAGATCAAGCGCGCCGAAGTCAGCGCGCGCAACAAGTCCATTCCGGAAGGCCTGTGGAGCAAGTGCACGGCCTGCGAGGCGGTACTCTACCGCTCGGACCTGGAAAGCAACCTCAACGTCTGCCCCAAGTGCGGCCATCACCAGCGCATCCGCGCGCGCGCGCGCCTGGACATGCTGCTGGACGCCGAGGGGCGCTTCGAGATCGGCGCCGAGGTGGTGCCGGTCGATCCGCTCAAGTTCAAGGATTCGCGCCGCTACACCGAGCGCCTGTCGGCGGCCAACAAGGACACCGACGAGGCCGACGCGATGGTCGTCATGCAGGGCGCGATCAACACCGTGCCGGTGGTGGTGGCCTGCTTCGAGTTCGAGTTCCTCGGCGGTTCCATGGGTTCGGTGGTGGGAGAGCGCTTCGTGCGCGGCGCCCGCGCGGCCCTGGAGCAGCGCCTGCCCTTCATCTGCATCACCGCCACCGGCGGCGCGCGCATGCAGGAAGGCCTGTTCTCGCTGATGCAGATGTCCAAGACCACCGCGGCCATCACCCAGCTCGCCCAGCGCAAGCTGCCCTTCCTCACCATTCTCACCGATCCCACCATGGGCGGCGTGTCCGCCAGCTTCGCCTTCATGGGCGACGTGGTGATAGCCGAACCCGGCGCGCTGATCGGCTTTGCCGGCCCGCGGGTGATCGAGCAGACCGTGCGCGAGAAGCTGCCGGAAGGCTTCCAGCGTTCCGAGTTCCTGCTCGAGAAGGGCGCCATCGACCTGATCGTCGACCGCCGCGAGATGCGCACCAAGCTTGCCGAACTGCTGACCCTGCTGACCCGCCAGCCGGCGGTGCAGGCCTGA
- the purF gene encoding amidophosphoribosyltransferase, with product MCGILGVVATSPVNQLLYDGLQVLQHRGQDAAGIATSEGGRFLMHKGSGLVRDVFRTRNMRNLTGNWGIGHVRYPTAGSAYNAAEAQPFYVNSPFGLLLAHNGNLTNSEELKREMFLADLRHINTNSDSEVLLNVLAHELQHATNGLKLDEEAVFRAVAGVHRRCRGAYAAVVMIAGYGLLAFRDPYGIRPLVVGRNDTAEGSEWMVASESVAVDVLGFKLLRDVAPGEAILVDTAGNFRSRQCAERTVEAPCMFEFVYLARPDSIIDGVSVYESRVKMGEFLADKLKRTLPHAAIDVVIPIPDSSRPSAMEMAHKLGLPYREGFVKNRYIGRTFIMPGQATRKKSVRQKLNTIPQEFRGKNVLLVDDSIVRGTTSKEIVNMAREAGAAKVYLASAAPPVRYANVYGIDMPTRGELIASDRDEAQICAEIGADGLIYQDLDDLKAAVRAVNPAISFFETSCFDGQYVTGDITAEYLNGVENQRGEAKPASAQHDDHDDGQLDLNLVTNSDH from the coding sequence ATGTGCGGAATCCTTGGGGTGGTCGCCACCTCTCCGGTGAATCAGTTGCTCTACGACGGTCTGCAGGTGCTCCAGCACCGGGGCCAGGACGCGGCGGGCATCGCCACTTCCGAGGGGGGGCGCTTCCTCATGCACAAGGGCTCCGGCCTGGTGCGCGACGTGTTCCGCACGCGCAACATGCGCAACCTCACCGGCAACTGGGGCATCGGCCATGTGCGCTACCCGACCGCCGGGTCGGCCTACAACGCCGCCGAGGCGCAGCCCTTCTACGTCAATTCGCCCTTCGGCCTGCTGCTGGCGCATAACGGCAACCTGACCAATTCCGAAGAGCTCAAGCGCGAGATGTTCCTCGCCGACCTGCGGCACATCAACACCAATTCCGACTCCGAGGTGCTGCTCAACGTGCTGGCGCACGAGCTGCAGCACGCCACCAATGGCCTCAAGCTCGACGAGGAAGCGGTGTTCCGTGCAGTGGCCGGCGTGCACCGGCGTTGCCGCGGTGCCTATGCCGCGGTGGTGATGATCGCCGGCTACGGCCTGCTGGCCTTCCGCGACCCCTACGGCATCCGTCCGCTGGTGGTCGGCCGCAACGACACGGCCGAGGGCTCCGAGTGGATGGTGGCCTCCGAGTCGGTGGCGGTGGACGTGCTCGGCTTCAAGCTGCTGCGCGACGTGGCGCCGGGCGAGGCCATCCTGGTGGACACCGCGGGCAATTTCAGGAGCCGCCAGTGCGCCGAGCGCACGGTGGAGGCGCCGTGCATGTTCGAGTTCGTCTACCTGGCGCGCCCGGATTCCATCATCGACGGCGTGTCGGTCTATGAGTCGCGCGTCAAGATGGGTGAATTCCTCGCCGACAAGCTCAAGCGCACGCTGCCGCACGCGGCCATCGACGTGGTGATCCCGATTCCGGATTCCAGCCGCCCGTCGGCCATGGAAATGGCGCACAAGCTCGGACTGCCGTACCGCGAGGGCTTCGTCAAGAACCGCTACATCGGCCGTACCTTCATCATGCCGGGGCAGGCCACGCGCAAGAAGTCGGTGCGCCAGAAGCTCAACACCATCCCGCAGGAATTCCGCGGCAAGAACGTGTTGCTGGTGGACGATTCCATCGTGCGCGGCACCACCAGCAAGGAGATCGTGAACATGGCGCGCGAGGCCGGCGCGGCAAAGGTCTACCTGGCATCGGCGGCGCCCCCGGTGCGCTATGCCAACGTGTACGGCATCGACATGCCCACCCGCGGCGAGCTGATCGCCTCCGACCGCGACGAGGCGCAGATCTGTGCCGAGATCGGCGCCGACGGGCTGATCTACCAGGATCTGGACGATCTGAAGGCGGCGGTGCGCGCGGTGAACCCGGCGATCAGCTTCTTCGAGACCTCCTGTTTCGATGGCCAGTACGTCACCGGCGACATCACCGCCGAGTACCTGAACGGCGTCGAGAACCAGCGCGGTGAGGCCAAGCCGGCCAGCGCGCAGCACGACGACCACGACGACGGCCAGCTCGACCTGAACCTCGTCACCAACAGCGACCACTGA
- a CDS encoding phosphoribosylanthranilate isomerase, giving the protein MSRTRIKICGLTRPDDVRAAVDAGADAIGLVFYPPSPRHVELAQAATLAALIPPFVTTVGLFVNADEAQVRRVLDAVPLQLLQFHGDESEAECARFGRPWIKAARMRPGVDLLEFAACHPGARGILVDAFVDGYGGGGKVFDWSLIPDGFDRPLVLSGGLTPDNVSEAVRRVRPWAVDVSSGVESAKGIKDARLITAFIAGVRNADG; this is encoded by the coding sequence ATGTCCCGTACCCGTATCAAGATCTGTGGCCTGACCCGGCCGGATGACGTGCGCGCGGCCGTTGACGCCGGCGCGGACGCGATCGGGCTGGTGTTCTATCCGCCCAGTCCGCGCCATGTGGAACTGGCGCAGGCAGCCACGCTGGCCGCATTGATCCCGCCTTTCGTCACCACGGTCGGCCTGTTCGTGAACGCGGACGAAGCCCAGGTGCGGCGCGTGCTGGATGCCGTCCCCTTGCAGTTGCTGCAGTTCCACGGCGACGAGAGCGAGGCCGAATGCGCCCGCTTCGGACGACCCTGGATCAAGGCGGCGCGGATGCGCCCCGGGGTCGATCTGCTAGAATTCGCAGCTTGCCATCCGGGGGCGCGCGGCATTCTCGTCGATGCCTTCGTGGATGGTTATGGTGGTGGCGGCAAGGTCTTCGACTGGTCGCTGATCCCGGACGGCTTCGACCGTCCGCTGGTGCTGTCGGGCGGGTTGACGCCGGACAACGTGAGCGAAGCCGTGCGGCGGGTGCGCCCGTGGGCGGTGGATGTTTCCAGCGGCGTCGAATCGGCCAAGGGTATCAAGGATGCCCGCCTGATCACCGCCTTCATCGCCGGAGTTCGCAATGCAGATGGCTGA
- a CDS encoding SPOR domain-containing protein, which produces MDTDNLELKKRSRRRLVGAAALALLAAILLPMVMDQEPRAPSQDIQITIPNRDAELSRPIAGRAPADPEPDVAPPPQEQPPAQTPAEAPAPSAAAAPAPPAAPAPAAQPSAPAAPPAQAAPAKPPRDEADRVRAILEGKVPPPPAAGDGFVVQVAAFGEAGKASALASELKAKGFSAYTEKAGSVTRVRVGPFAARAEADRAAERLKALGQSPVVAAR; this is translated from the coding sequence ATGGACACTGACAACCTCGAGCTCAAGAAGCGCTCGCGGCGACGCCTGGTGGGTGCGGCGGCGCTGGCGCTGCTCGCTGCCATCCTGCTGCCGATGGTGATGGATCAGGAGCCGCGCGCGCCCAGCCAGGACATCCAGATCACCATCCCCAACCGTGACGCCGAACTGTCGCGCCCGATCGCCGGCCGTGCACCGGCCGACCCGGAGCCGGACGTCGCGCCGCCGCCGCAGGAGCAACCGCCCGCGCAGACGCCGGCCGAGGCTCCGGCCCCTTCCGCCGCCGCTGCCCCCGCGCCGCCCGCAGCGCCGGCCCCGGCCGCGCAACCGAGCGCTCCCGCCGCGCCGCCCGCTCAGGCTGCGCCTGCAAAGCCGCCGCGGGACGAGGCCGACCGCGTGCGCGCCATCCTCGAAGGCAAGGTTCCGCCGCCGCCCGCCGCTGGCGACGGCTTCGTCGTCCAGGTTGCGGCCTTCGGCGAGGCCGGCAAGGCGTCCGCACTGGCCAGCGAGCTCAAGGCCAAGGGATTCTCCGCCTACACTGAAAAGGCCGGTTCGGTTACGCGCGTGCGGGTCGGCCCCTTCGCCGCCCGTGCCGAGGCCGACCGTGCCGCCGAACGCCTCAAGGCGCTCGGCCAGAGCCCCGTTGTGGCCGCGCGCTGA
- the trpB gene encoding tryptophan synthase subunit beta, protein MQMADTPYQFPDASGHFGPYGGVFVSETLIPALEELRQAYAACQHDPAFVAEYEYELKHYVGRPSPIYHAKRWSELLGGAQIYLKREDLNHTGAHKVNNCIGQALLARRMGKPRVIAETGAGQHGVATATVAARYGMECVVYMGAEDVRRQAANVYRMKLLGATVVPVESGSKTLKDALNEAMRDWVTNVHNTFYIIGTVAGPHPYPMMVRDFQAVIGKECIEQMPEMTGRQPDYVIACVGGGSNAMGIFHPYLEHKAVRLVGVEAAGDGLDSGRHAASLTAGRPGVLHGNRTYLLQDEDGQIVETHSVSAGLDYPGVGPEHAWLKDSARAEYVGVTDSEALQAFHDLCRFEGIIPALESSHALAYAARLAPQLARDKIVLVNLSGRGDKDMHTVAERSGIQF, encoded by the coding sequence ATGCAGATGGCTGACACGCCTTACCAGTTTCCCGACGCCAGCGGCCATTTCGGTCCCTACGGCGGCGTGTTCGTTTCGGAAACGCTGATTCCCGCGCTGGAAGAGTTGCGCCAGGCCTACGCTGCCTGCCAGCACGACCCGGCCTTCGTCGCCGAGTACGAGTACGAACTCAAGCACTATGTCGGCCGGCCGAGTCCGATCTACCACGCCAAGCGCTGGTCCGAGCTGCTCGGCGGCGCGCAGATCTACCTCAAGCGCGAGGATCTCAACCATACCGGCGCCCACAAGGTGAACAACTGCATCGGCCAGGCGCTGCTCGCCAGGCGGATGGGCAAGCCGCGGGTGATCGCCGAGACCGGTGCCGGCCAGCACGGCGTGGCGACCGCCACCGTGGCGGCGCGCTACGGCATGGAGTGCGTGGTGTACATGGGCGCCGAGGACGTCAGGCGCCAGGCTGCCAACGTCTACCGAATGAAGCTGCTCGGCGCCACCGTGGTGCCGGTGGAGTCCGGTTCCAAGACCCTCAAGGACGCGCTCAACGAAGCGATGCGCGACTGGGTCACCAATGTGCACAACACCTTCTACATCATCGGCACGGTTGCGGGGCCTCACCCCTATCCGATGATGGTGCGCGATTTCCAGGCGGTGATCGGCAAGGAGTGCATCGAGCAGATGCCCGAGATGACCGGCCGCCAGCCGGACTACGTGATCGCCTGCGTGGGTGGCGGCTCCAACGCCATGGGCATCTTCCACCCCTATCTCGAGCACAAGGCGGTGCGACTGGTGGGTGTGGAGGCGGCGGGCGACGGGCTGGACAGCGGCCGGCATGCGGCCTCGCTCACGGCCGGACGTCCCGGCGTGCTGCACGGCAACCGCACCTATCTGCTGCAGGACGAGGACGGCCAGATCGTCGAGACCCACTCGGTCTCCGCCGGCCTCGACTATCCCGGTGTCGGCCCCGAGCACGCATGGCTGAAGGACTCGGCGCGCGCCGAATACGTCGGCGTGACCGATAGCGAGGCGCTGCAGGCCTTCCACGACCTGTGCCGCTTCGAGGGCATCATTCCGGCGCTGGAATCCTCCCATGCGCTCGCCTATGCAGCCCGGCTGGCCCCGCAGCTGGCGCGCGACAAGATCGTGCTGGTCAATCTGTCCGGGCGCGGCGACAAGGACATGCACACCGTCGCCGAGCGTTCCGGCATCCAATTCTGA